From the genome of Flavobacterium ovatum, one region includes:
- a CDS encoding methionine synthase gives MKKLLPTSIVGSLPKPSWLAPPEKLWSPWKLEGDQLVEGKQDALRISFQEQQLAGVDIISDGEQTRQHFVTTFIEHLSGVDFENRKIVKIRDRYDASVPIVVDEVRRQKAVFVDDAKFLRTLTNKPIKWALPGPMTMVDTLYDDHYKSREKLAWEFAKALNEEARELQDAGVDIIQFDEPAFNVFFNEVNDWGMAVLEKAIEGLKCQTAIHICYGYGIKANNDWKKTLGSEWRQYEEIFPKIQKSNIDIVSLECHNSRVPFNLMELIRGKKVMVGAIDVATNTIETPEEIADTLRKALEFVDAENLYPSTNCGMAPLSRTVASGKLSALSAGAEIIRQELGVSSQCID, from the coding sequence ATGAAAAAATTATTACCAACCTCAATTGTTGGAAGTTTACCAAAGCCTTCTTGGCTTGCACCACCCGAAAAACTTTGGTCACCTTGGAAATTAGAAGGGGATCAGTTAGTTGAAGGGAAACAAGATGCTTTGCGCATTTCGTTCCAGGAACAGCAATTAGCAGGGGTTGACATAATTAGTGATGGTGAGCAAACACGTCAACATTTTGTAACGACTTTTATCGAGCATTTAAGCGGTGTCGATTTTGAAAACCGTAAAATTGTAAAAATTCGGGATCGTTATGATGCGAGTGTACCTATTGTTGTAGATGAAGTTAGACGTCAAAAAGCAGTTTTTGTTGATGATGCTAAATTTTTACGTACACTGACTAATAAGCCTATAAAATGGGCATTACCTGGCCCGATGACAATGGTAGATACCTTATACGATGATCATTACAAAAGCCGAGAAAAGCTGGCATGGGAATTTGCGAAAGCGCTTAATGAGGAGGCAAGAGAACTTCAAGATGCAGGAGTAGATATTATCCAGTTTGATGAACCTGCATTTAATGTATTCTTTAATGAAGTAAACGATTGGGGAATGGCAGTACTAGAAAAAGCTATTGAAGGTTTAAAATGTCAAACTGCTATCCATATTTGTTACGGTTATGGAATAAAAGCGAATAATGATTGGAAAAAGACATTAGGATCAGAATGGCGTCAATATGAAGAAATTTTTCCTAAAATTCAAAAATCTAACATTGATATTGTGTCATTAGAATGTCATAACTCACGTGTACCTTTTAATTTAATGGAACTTATTCGTGGTAAAAAAGTAATGGTTGGTGCCATTGATGTAGCAACCAACACTATCGAAACACCCGAAGAAATAGCTGACACCTTGCGTAAAGCGCTGGAGTTTGTGGATGCCGAAAACCTTTATCCTAGTACAAACTGTGGTATGGCTCCATTATCTCGAACTGTAGCTAGCGGTAAGTTAAGTGCTTTAAGCGCGGGAGCAGAGATTATACGTCAAGAACTTGGTGTTTCGTCACAATGTATTGATTAG
- a CDS encoding bile acid:sodium symporter family protein has product MKKLLKALSKVGFDSFLLMIGAMILLAYFFPMPGMIKEPVSLEEIANVGVSLIFLFYGLRLSVEKLKAGLVNWKMHIIVQLTTFLFFPLLVLAFRPLFMNTEYELLWLGVFFLAALPSTVSSSVVMVSIAKGNIPAAIFNSSISSLIGVVVTPLWVGLFIASVTGDFDVTQIFIKLILQVLLPVIIGICLNSRFGALAEKYKKQLKQFDQAIILTIIYTSFCKSFSEHIFEGFTAFELAALAVAMMTLFLVVFFCVGLLSTLFGFSVKDRITVLFCGSKKSLVHGTVMSKVLFPHSTITGIILLPLMLYHALQLTAASIIAQKMARRNEE; this is encoded by the coding sequence TTGAAGAAGTTATTAAAAGCATTAAGTAAAGTAGGTTTTGACAGTTTCTTGTTAATGATAGGCGCCATGATCCTACTAGCTTATTTTTTCCCGATGCCAGGCATGATCAAAGAACCTGTTTCTCTAGAGGAGATTGCCAATGTAGGCGTGTCGTTGATTTTCTTGTTTTATGGCTTGCGGCTAAGTGTTGAGAAACTTAAAGCCGGACTTGTCAACTGGAAAATGCATATTATCGTTCAGCTAACAACGTTTTTGTTTTTTCCGCTCCTTGTTTTGGCATTTCGCCCTTTGTTCATGAACACCGAGTACGAATTGCTTTGGTTGGGTGTGTTTTTTTTAGCAGCTTTACCGTCCACAGTTTCCTCTTCCGTGGTCATGGTTTCTATAGCCAAGGGTAACATCCCCGCCGCCATTTTCAATTCGAGCATCTCTAGTTTGATAGGAGTAGTGGTTACGCCGCTATGGGTTGGACTGTTCATAGCTTCTGTAACAGGCGATTTTGATGTTACTCAAATCTTCATAAAGCTAATTCTTCAAGTACTATTGCCTGTCATCATTGGCATCTGCCTCAACTCTCGTTTTGGTGCCCTAGCCGAAAAATACAAGAAACAGCTCAAACAGTTTGATCAAGCAATCATCCTTACCATCATTTATACGTCGTTTTGTAAGTCATTCTCCGAACATATTTTTGAAGGCTTCACAGCCTTTGAGCTTGCCGCACTCGCCGTAGCAATGATGACCTTATTTTTGGTTGTCTTCTTTTGTGTAGGTCTACTCAGTACACTTTTTGGCTTTTCAGTTAAAGATCGTATCACCGTTTTATTTTGCGGCTCTAAAAAGTCATTGGTACATGGAACCGTCATGTCAAAAGTGCTTTTCCCGCACAGTACCATCACAGGTATCATATTGTTACCACTAATGCTCTATCATGCCTTGCAATTGACTGCAGCCAGCATCATCGCTCAGAAGATGGCCCGACGAAATGAAGAATAA
- a CDS encoding Lrp/AsnC family transcriptional regulator, with translation MEQIDAVDLQLLNILHDNSKYTVKELAKMVNLSASPVFERIKRLEKSGYIKKYIALLDAEKLNRGFIVFCNIKLKQHDKNIGNQFVNDIMKIEEIVECYNIAGDYDFLMKVSAKDMKHYQDFVFNKLGAVKSIGSTHSTFVMAEIKNMY, from the coding sequence ATGGAGCAAATAGACGCTGTTGATCTTCAATTATTAAATATTCTTCACGATAATTCTAAATATACAGTAAAGGAGCTTGCTAAGATGGTAAATCTTTCGGCATCTCCTGTTTTTGAACGTATTAAAAGATTAGAGAAAAGCGGTTATATTAAAAAATACATAGCCCTGCTGGATGCGGAAAAACTAAACAGAGGGTTCATCGTTTTCTGTAATATCAAACTTAAACAGCACGATAAAAATATCGGGAATCAGTTTGTTAATGATATTATGAAAATAGAAGAAATTGTGGAATGCTATAATATCGCAGGAGATTACGATTTTTTAATGAAAGTCTCTGCTAAAGACATGAAGCATTATCAGGATTTTGTCTTTAATAAATTAGGGGCAGTTAAAAGTATAGGTAGCACCCATAGTACATTTGTCATGGCAGAGATAAAAAATATGTATTGA
- a CDS encoding shikimate kinase, whose product MSKIILLGYMGSGKSTIAKSLSKIKQLPFVDLDNYIEEKAKMTIKNIFETKGEIYFRKLEHQCFLELLDNDQDYIIGLGGGTPCYANNHELLIGEGRISIYLKASIDTLFNRLVLEKSQRPLIADKTDEEMKEFIAIHLFERSYFYNQAQYTVSVDQSVDLIVADIIKVLNA is encoded by the coding sequence ATGAGTAAGATTATACTATTGGGTTATATGGGTTCTGGAAAGTCAACAATTGCCAAATCATTGTCCAAAATTAAGCAACTTCCTTTTGTAGATTTAGATAATTATATAGAAGAAAAAGCAAAAATGACTATAAAAAATATTTTTGAGACCAAAGGTGAGATCTATTTTAGGAAATTAGAACACCAATGTTTCTTAGAATTACTAGATAACGACCAAGATTATATCATTGGTTTAGGGGGAGGGACTCCATGTTATGCTAATAATCATGAATTGTTAATAGGAGAGGGGAGAATCTCTATTTATCTAAAAGCATCAATCGATACCTTATTTAATAGATTGGTGTTAGAAAAGTCTCAAAGACCTTTAATCGCTGATAAAACAGACGAGGAGATGAAGGAGTTTATAGCAATACATCTTTTTGAACGTAGTTATTTTTACAACCAAGCCCAATATACTGTGTCAGTTGATCAATCTGTTGATCTAATAGTAGCCGATATAATCAAGGTTTTAAACGCTTAG
- a CDS encoding phosphoribosyltransferase family protein yields the protein MSKNIILTHQEINHKIKRIAYQIYETFVDNEEVVLAGIAPNGFVFAEKIAQELQAISNLKISLCEVQIDKQKPESAVHTSLTKEEYSNKGLILVDDVLNSGTTLIYAVRHFLDVPLSKFKTAVLVDRNHKKYPVKADFKGISLSTSLLEHVHVVFDEKDSHAYLN from the coding sequence ATGAGCAAAAATATTATCCTTACCCATCAAGAGATTAATCATAAAATTAAACGTATTGCTTACCAAATCTACGAAACTTTTGTAGATAACGAAGAGGTAGTTTTGGCTGGAATTGCGCCAAATGGTTTCGTTTTTGCCGAGAAAATTGCTCAAGAACTCCAAGCAATTTCTAATTTAAAGATAAGCCTTTGCGAGGTTCAAATTGACAAACAAAAACCAGAGTCAGCTGTACATACTTCATTAACCAAAGAAGAATATAGCAACAAAGGGTTAATATTAGTAGATGACGTCCTAAACTCGGGAACTACTTTGATTTATGCGGTAAGGCACTTTCTAGATGTTCCTTTGTCGAAATTCAAAACTGCGGTACTTGTAGATAGAAACCACAAAAAATACCCCGTAAAAGCAGATTTTAAAGGAATCTCCCTTTCTACTTCACTATTAGAGCATGTTCATGTTGTTTTTGATGAAAAAGACAGCCACGCTTATTTGAATTAA
- a CDS encoding RNA-binding S4 domain-containing protein yields the protein MRIDKYLWCVRYYKTRNMVTEACKKNHVTVNGQVAKPSKEVFPTDKITFRKDQIIQVITVLDIPESRVGAKLVDIYRRNDTAPEVYQHLELLKLSKEHYRKTGTGRPTKKDRRDIDEFGNDIPEEDEVS from the coding sequence ATGCGAATTGACAAATATTTATGGTGTGTACGGTATTACAAGACTCGAAACATGGTGACGGAAGCTTGCAAAAAGAATCACGTCACTGTAAATGGTCAGGTTGCCAAGCCCTCTAAAGAAGTATTTCCGACAGATAAAATTACCTTTAGAAAAGACCAAATCATACAAGTTATCACAGTTCTGGATATCCCGGAAAGTCGTGTGGGTGCTAAACTAGTGGATATTTACAGACGTAATGATACAGCACCAGAAGTCTATCAACATCTGGAACTTTTAAAACTTTCAAAAGAACATTACAGAAAAACTGGAACCGGAAGACCGACCAAAAAAGACCGTAGAGATATAGACGAATTTGGCAATGATATTCCCGAAGAAGACGAAGTGTCGTAG
- a CDS encoding FKBP-type peptidylprolyl isomerase yields the protein MNKFKFYFILSITTVLLFSCSKNSDTIEAVPLRDFQEQFTAENVMIESYLKTHYITITNALGDQTDQDVVFTKIDNNQPSVYSYLTSTSGPKLYTREVQLHGITYSVYYLVLRQGTGESPSNADNILAAYKGYYLNQSDSNDLTTLTATFFEESKFPQSMFSLYSDVIRGWGEIFPKFKTGTLPSEGTNGQVVYNGFGAGVMFLPSGLGYYSSGSNSIPSYAPLVFSFKLYALQRLDQDGDGVLSYLEDLNNDGYAYSYLNTTTYPVVPTNYDDTDGDGIPNFLDVDDDGDGYTTKLEITKGTDYLDKNKHP from the coding sequence ATGAACAAATTTAAGTTTTATTTTATTTTATCAATTACAACAGTACTATTATTTTCCTGTTCAAAAAATTCAGATACTATAGAGGCAGTTCCATTGCGAGATTTTCAAGAACAATTTACGGCTGAAAATGTGATGATTGAAAGCTACTTAAAAACACATTATATTACCATTACAAATGCTCTTGGAGACCAAACCGATCAAGATGTTGTCTTTACGAAAATTGACAACAATCAACCATCTGTTTACTCTTATTTAACAAGCACATCTGGTCCTAAATTATACACAAGAGAGGTGCAACTGCACGGAATTACCTATTCTGTATATTATTTAGTACTAAGACAAGGTACAGGAGAATCTCCTTCTAATGCTGATAATATATTAGCGGCATACAAAGGGTATTATTTAAATCAATCTGACTCTAATGATTTAACAACATTAACGGCTACTTTCTTTGAAGAATCTAAATTTCCACAGTCCATGTTTAGTTTGTATAGTGATGTAATTAGAGGTTGGGGCGAAATTTTCCCTAAGTTTAAAACAGGAACTCTTCCAAGCGAAGGTACCAATGGTCAAGTTGTTTATAATGGTTTTGGGGCAGGCGTAATGTTTCTTCCTTCAGGATTGGGGTATTATAGTTCAGGAAGTAATTCTATTCCATCTTATGCTCCACTAGTGTTTAGTTTTAAATTATATGCCTTACAAAGGTTGGATCAAGATGGCGATGGTGTTCTATCTTATCTAGAAGATTTAAACAATGACGGATATGCTTATAGTTATTTAAATACAACAACCTACCCTGTAGTGCCTACAAATTATGACGATACTGATGGTGATGGCATTCCTAACTTTTTAGATGTTGATGATGATGGAGATGGCTATACTACTAAATTAGAAATTACTAAGGGAACTGATTATTTAGATAAAAATAAGCATCCTTAA
- a CDS encoding transketolase C-terminal domain-containing protein — MKKYTNTGSKDTRSGFGAGMTELGQTNENVVALCADLIGSLKFDEFKKNHPERFFQIGIAEANMIGIAAGLTIGGKIPFTGTFANFSTGRVYDQIRQSVAYSEKNVKICASHAGLTLGEDGATHQILEDIGLMKMLPGMTVINTCDYNQTKAATIALAKLQGPAYLRFGRPVVANFTPADEEFVIGKAILLSEGTDVTIVATGHLVWEALIAAEALEAKGISAEVINIHTIKPLDDEAILKSVAKTGCIVTAEEHNILGGLGESVARVLALNNPTPQEFVAVQDSFGESGTPEQLMEKYKLNNQAIFAAAEKVIARK; from the coding sequence ATGAAAAAATATACAAATACAGGAAGTAAAGATACTCGTTCAGGTTTTGGAGCGGGAATGACTGAATTAGGTCAAACAAATGAAAATGTAGTAGCACTTTGTGCTGATTTAATTGGTTCATTAAAATTTGACGAATTCAAAAAAAATCACCCAGAGCGTTTTTTCCAAATCGGAATTGCTGAAGCAAATATGATTGGAATTGCAGCTGGATTAACTATTGGTGGTAAAATTCCTTTTACTGGAACTTTTGCTAACTTTTCTACAGGAAGAGTTTATGACCAAATTCGTCAATCAGTAGCTTACTCAGAAAAAAATGTAAAAATCTGTGCGTCACACGCGGGATTGACTTTAGGAGAAGATGGTGCAACACACCAAATCCTTGAAGATATTGGTTTGATGAAAATGTTACCAGGTATGACAGTTATCAATACTTGTGACTACAACCAAACAAAAGCTGCTACTATTGCACTAGCTAAACTTCAAGGACCTGCTTATTTGCGTTTTGGTCGTCCTGTTGTAGCTAACTTTACACCTGCTGACGAAGAATTCGTAATAGGAAAAGCAATCTTATTAAGCGAAGGAACTGATGTAACTATTGTCGCTACTGGACACTTAGTTTGGGAAGCATTGATTGCTGCTGAGGCACTAGAAGCTAAAGGTATTTCTGCTGAAGTAATCAACATTCACACAATAAAACCATTAGATGATGAAGCAATTTTGAAATCGGTTGCTAAAACTGGATGTATTGTTACTGCTGAAGAGCACAACATCCTTGGAGGTCTTGGAGAAAGCGTTGCTAGAGTTTTAGCATTGAACAATCCTACTCCACAAGAGTTTGTTGCTGTACAAGATAGCTTTGGTGAGTCTGGAACTCCTGAGCAATTAATGGAAAAATACAAATTGAATAATCAAGCGATTTTTGCTGCTGCTGAAAAAGTGATTGCAAGAAAATAA
- a CDS encoding transketolase, protein MKPNTQQLSDLTIQVRRDILRMVHAVNSGHPGGSLGCTEFLVALYQNLMERKEGFDMDGIGEDLFFLSNGHISPVFYSVLARSGYFPVSELATFRLINSRLQGHPTTHDHLPGVRVAAGSLGQGLSVSIGAAQAKKLNNDNHIVYALTGDGELQEGQNWEAIMYASAKKIDNLIATVDLNGKQIDGATDDVLPMGSIRAKFEAFDWDVLEIKEGNNLDAIIAGMNDAKSRTGKGKPVCVLLYTEMGNGVDYMMYSHAWHGKAPNDAQLENALAQNPETLGDY, encoded by the coding sequence ATGAAGCCTAACACACAACAATTAAGCGATTTAACAATCCAAGTAAGAAGAGACATTCTTAGAATGGTACATGCTGTAAACTCCGGGCATCCAGGAGGTTCTCTTGGCTGTACAGAATTTTTAGTAGCACTTTACCAAAACCTTATGGAACGTAAGGAAGGATTTGATATGGACGGAATTGGTGAAGACCTTTTCTTTCTTTCAAACGGGCATATTTCTCCCGTTTTTTATAGCGTATTAGCAAGAAGCGGATATTTTCCAGTTTCTGAATTAGCTACATTTCGTTTAATCAACTCAAGACTACAAGGACACCCTACAACGCACGACCATTTACCTGGTGTACGTGTAGCTGCTGGATCATTAGGACAAGGTTTATCAGTTTCAATTGGTGCGGCTCAAGCAAAAAAATTAAACAATGACAACCATATAGTTTATGCTTTAACTGGAGACGGTGAATTGCAAGAAGGTCAAAACTGGGAAGCTATTATGTATGCATCTGCTAAAAAAATTGATAACTTAATTGCAACAGTCGATTTAAACGGAAAACAAATTGACGGTGCAACTGACGATGTATTGCCAATGGGAAGCATACGTGCAAAATTTGAAGCTTTTGATTGGGATGTTCTTGAAATTAAAGAAGGAAACAACCTAGACGCCATTATAGCTGGAATGAATGATGCTAAATCAAGAACAGGAAAAGGAAAACCAGTTTGTGTATTGCTTTATACTGAAATGGGTAACGGAGTAGATTATATGATGTATAGTCATGCTTGGCATGGTAAAGCACCTAATGATGCACAATTAGAAAATGCTTTGGCTCAAAATCCAGAAACTTTAGGTGATTACTAA
- a CDS encoding rhodanese-like domain-containing protein, translating to MINTLKKIFGIGPKVDFASLVKEGAIILDVRSPSEYKQGHIKGSKNIPLNELPNHISKIKKDATIITCCASGMRSASAKNILKSNNFSTIYNGGGWSSLQNKI from the coding sequence ATGATTAACACATTAAAAAAGATATTTGGTATTGGACCAAAAGTAGATTTTGCATCATTAGTAAAAGAAGGCGCTATAATACTGGATGTACGAAGCCCATCTGAATACAAACAAGGGCATATAAAAGGTTCGAAAAACATTCCTTTGAATGAGTTGCCTAATCATATTTCAAAAATAAAAAAAGACGCAACCATAATAACGTGTTGTGCTTCTGGAATGCGTAGCGCTTCGGCCAAAAATATTCTAAAATCAAACAATTTCTCTACCATTTATAATGGTGGTGGCTGGTCAAGTCTTCAAAACAAAATATAG
- a CDS encoding rhodanese-like domain-containing protein, whose protein sequence is MDLEKIIKENQGTIIDVRSFAEFSGGHVSGSINIALNEIPERIEEIKILKMPLVLCCASGNRSGQAQHFLSQQGIECHNGGSWLDVNYYQSQN, encoded by the coding sequence ATGGACTTAGAAAAAATCATAAAAGAAAACCAAGGAACTATAATCGATGTTCGTTCCTTCGCTGAATTTAGTGGAGGTCATGTATCTGGTTCTATTAATATTGCCTTAAACGAAATACCAGAGAGAATAGAAGAAATTAAGATTCTAAAAATGCCTTTAGTACTTTGTTGTGCCTCTGGAAACAGAAGCGGACAAGCACAACACTTCCTCTCTCAACAAGGAATAGAATGTCATAACGGTGGTTCTTGGTTAGACGTGAATTATTATCAATCTCAAAATTAA
- a CDS encoding ferritin-like domain-containing protein has protein sequence MENLTVHDSAHGLRDLFESGLKDIYHAEKALGKTLTKMIKNASNTELVEAIRNHLAENKKHLIRLEEIFKSTGIRPTTHKCKAMSGIVKETNELLKTTDIGTVRDAGIISSEQKMKHYEIATYGTLCAFANTLGEKNAAGLLKKTLNEDKKADKVLSRIAMNTINRKAYYANAITTAFL, from the coding sequence ATGGAAAATTTAACCGTACACGATTCTGCACATGGATTACGAGATTTATTTGAATCCGGATTAAAAGACATTTATCACGCAGAAAAAGCATTAGGCAAAACCCTAACTAAGATGATAAAAAACGCATCAAATACCGAGTTAGTCGAAGCGATAAGAAACCACTTAGCGGAAAACAAAAAACATCTTATTCGATTGGAAGAAATTTTCAAATCTACAGGTATTAGACCTACTACCCATAAATGTAAAGCCATGAGTGGAATCGTAAAAGAAACAAACGAATTATTAAAAACAACCGACATTGGTACTGTACGAGATGCAGGGATTATTTCATCTGAACAAAAGATGAAACATTATGAAATTGCCACTTATGGAACTTTATGTGCCTTTGCGAATACACTGGGGGAAAAAAACGCAGCAGGTTTACTAAAAAAAACCCTTAATGAAGACAAAAAAGCAGATAAAGTATTATCCAGAATTGCAATGAATACAATTAACAGAAAGGCTTATTACGCAAATGCTATAACTACTGCTTTCTTGTAA
- a CDS encoding HAD family hydrolase has translation MKYKCIIFDCDGVIVDSESISNLTLIEMAKTVGVILTEAFVMNHFLGKSLAFCFQYIQDQSAEKLPDNFEAEFRERTFHAFKTQLQPIPGIHELLDKIEIDFCVASNGPRDKIKLNLTTVKLIDKFEDKIFSAYDINSWKPNPELYLHAAKTMGYAIEECVVIEDSPAGVQAALAGGFAVFGYLNSHNKNEFSKINIPVFEDMKNLDNLLSE, from the coding sequence ATGAAATACAAATGCATCATCTTCGATTGTGATGGAGTCATCGTAGATAGCGAGAGCATCTCAAACCTAACCTTAATTGAAATGGCAAAAACAGTTGGTGTAATTCTTACTGAAGCCTTTGTCATGAATCACTTTTTAGGAAAATCGTTAGCATTTTGCTTTCAATACATACAAGATCAAAGCGCAGAAAAATTACCTGATAATTTTGAAGCTGAATTCAGAGAACGTACTTTTCATGCTTTCAAAACACAATTGCAACCCATTCCTGGCATTCATGAATTATTAGACAAAATTGAAATTGATTTTTGCGTAGCTTCCAATGGCCCTAGAGATAAGATAAAATTGAATTTGACAACCGTTAAACTGATCGATAAGTTTGAAGATAAAATATTCAGTGCTTATGACATCAACAGTTGGAAACCAAACCCAGAACTCTATCTCCACGCTGCCAAAACCATGGGCTATGCTATAGAAGAATGTGTTGTTATAGAAGATAGCCCCGCAGGAGTACAAGCTGCCTTGGCAGGAGGTTTTGCTGTTTTTGGTTATCTAAATTCACATAACAAAAATGAGTTTTCTAAAATTAATATTCCTGTATTTGAGGACATGAAAAACTTAGACAACTTACTATCAGAATAA
- a CDS encoding tetratricopeptide repeat protein — MKIKNHFILLLFPIIMGAQQSTKTEKTSKNSANKTVINYFRDSIVSYQKWYGNDHLIDSLQSFYSNGKKNEVFYYDTSGQLHGTATQFNFDGEKMVSWTFEHGKLLIRNDFKLPLANTSQEEVSKAALEKLNLLNQKSNYKVTNFNDLYARAHLHKKLHNNTLSIKDYKQAEAYLDQYEYSNKKPTTETSKATIIKAKTVIYDALAELYSTFEMEENALHYYVKAIQTSPEDYRVLYNFTNYLVRDKSYKLAETYLTRIVTERPGHTHAQWGMASLYQKMEQYDKALHFANLALEKEAGLISRNSGNYDEGCNLKTIRGLAYHKLGETEKGITDLKEVLSKAKNNSYAMKNLGIIYLDQKKYNEACQLFQKAKELNYTKVFDEDDLEDLMKSACNGLAVQSSKTKTPYVYPNPIKDLISITEYPYKTFDYEFFDFQSISVLHGHSVDGTINTSKLVSGFYILKIFNNELPYTFKIIKE; from the coding sequence ATGAAAATAAAAAATCACTTCATACTCTTACTTTTCCCAATAATTATGGGAGCACAACAAAGTACTAAGACAGAAAAAACGAGTAAAAACAGTGCAAATAAAACAGTTATAAACTATTTTAGAGATAGTATTGTTTCTTATCAAAAATGGTATGGAAATGATCATTTAATAGACAGTCTTCAGTCTTTTTATTCGAACGGAAAGAAAAATGAAGTTTTTTATTATGATACTTCGGGGCAGCTTCACGGTACTGCTACGCAATTTAATTTTGACGGCGAAAAAATGGTAAGTTGGACGTTTGAACATGGAAAACTTCTAATCAGAAACGATTTCAAACTACCTTTGGCAAATACAAGTCAAGAAGAAGTTTCTAAAGCTGCTTTAGAAAAACTCAACCTCTTAAACCAAAAATCAAATTATAAGGTTACCAACTTTAACGACCTTTACGCTAGAGCGCATTTACACAAAAAACTACACAATAATACTTTATCGATTAAGGATTACAAGCAAGCCGAAGCTTATCTTGATCAATATGAATACAGTAATAAAAAACCAACAACCGAAACAAGCAAAGCAACTATAATCAAAGCTAAGACTGTTATATATGATGCGTTAGCCGAGTTATATTCCACTTTTGAAATGGAAGAAAATGCGCTACATTATTACGTAAAAGCAATCCAAACATCACCAGAAGATTATCGTGTTTTATATAACTTTACTAATTATTTGGTACGGGACAAATCGTATAAACTGGCAGAAACATATTTAACTCGAATCGTAACCGAAAGACCCGGTCATACGCATGCACAATGGGGAATGGCCAGTTTGTACCAAAAAATGGAACAGTACGATAAAGCATTGCATTTTGCTAATTTGGCTCTAGAAAAAGAAGCAGGACTCATCAGTAGAAACTCTGGGAATTATGACGAAGGTTGCAATTTAAAAACAATAAGAGGTCTTGCATACCATAAATTAGGAGAAACTGAGAAAGGAATAACCGATTTAAAAGAGGTTCTTTCTAAGGCAAAAAACAACTCGTATGCCATGAAAAACTTGGGCATTATTTACCTAGACCAAAAAAAGTATAATGAGGCGTGTCAACTTTTTCAAAAAGCAAAAGAATTAAATTACACCAAAGTTTTTGACGAAGATGATTTAGAAGATTTAATGAAGAGCGCTTGCAATGGGCTAGCGGTCCAATCTTCTAAAACAAAAACACCTTATGTGTATCCTAATCCTATAAAAGATCTTATATCGATAACGGAATACCCCTACAAGACATTTGATTATGAGTTTTTTGATTTTCAATCAATATCCGTTTTACATGGTCACAGTGTTGATGGCACCATCAACACAAGCAAATTAGTCTCTGGATTTTATATCCTCAAAATCTTTAATAACGAACTGCCTTATACATTCAAAATCATAAAAGAATAA